GCGGAGGCGGCAGCGTCGGCAGCGTCTCACTGGCCCACGCCCGCACGGGCAAGCTGGGCGGGGTGGTGATGGGGCAGAGGGGCCGCTCGGGAGCTCCGTCCTACAAGCAAGACCCCGGCTCGGGCACcgccctccaccaccaccaccacctggcGGCGCTGAGCTCCGGCAACAGCGGGCAGCACCTGCCTCTGCACTACCTGAACGCCCATCACCACTACGCCCCCACGTCCACGGCCAACCCGCCggcccaccatcaccaccaccaccaccaccctccctccacccacAGCGGCTACCAGCACTTCTGCCGCTCCGACCCCTTCCTCTCCCAGCTCATGGGCTTCTCCTACTCCTCCTTCAAGGTGGGGCCCATCACGCTGGAGCCCACCGACGACGGCATGGCTGGCGTGGCCACGGTGCTCTTCCAGCTGCCCGGGGGCATCCTGGCACCCAACCGTGCCTGCCTGGGCTCGGCCCTGGTCACCCTGCGGCAGAACTTGCAGGAGTACTGTGGCCACGGGGGCGCCGGCACGCACCAGGGGGCGGGGAGCGGGCGCAAGGGGCTGCTGGGACACCAGCATCTCACCACCATGGCCATGTGAGAGGAGTCGGGGTaggcagtggagagagagatgaggagaggagaggagaggccaaAGAGGGCAAAGCGGGCAAAAAGAAGGGAAGCTGAGACTGAAATAAGCttagggagagaaagggagagagagggagaatattACTGAAGGTGAAGGCTGAAAGTCATTAGCTCTGAAATGTTACTCGGAGAGTGTCAGTGAAGTGTAGGCCAGAAAAGGGATGGCAGTGGAGTGGGATGTGTTGTCAGAAGGCTAAATGTGTCCACGTACCTGTAAATACACTGTAATTAATGAGTTAAGCAACCTCTTTTACATAACATGTCTATTTATGGCTTCTCTGTTCATTTAAATGTCACATGACCAAGGCAGCAGCCTACAGAAATGCACTATGCTTTGGCCAAGGACCCGCTCATTCATTCAGACAGACTGCTTAAGGACTGACCAATGGTAAGAGTGTGCACTTGCATCAGAACCAATATGTGCTTTATGATCCCTTGAGTGACAATCTGAACAGCCAATGAGAGCAAAGATATGGTGGATATCAAGTCCACCTGAATGTTCTAAAAAACCTGATTGTCCATCACAAGgggaacaaacaaaacaaggaaaaacaaacacttgaaatgtgtttgtctaGTAGTGCTTTTTTTTATGAGAATGATGATACCTGCTTGTAAATTGAAACCTATAACTGCTTACTTATGCCCACATTTTTATATATAGGAATCTCTGTCTACATCCAGCCCTCCTTGGTGTAGGTTGTGACGGTGTATCTTGAGTTTCCCAATCGTAAGCCTTCTCTGCAAATGCCTTGCGCTCCTGAGGTGCTGTGACTGAATGCCGCTGCATGGGCAAGACTTGTGGTGGATATCAAATGAAGGGTTAGTTTGAGTTTTGTAAGCCTACCTGTTTTGGAGGTGGTttagatttttattttatttttttgtgcacACACGCTACATGAAGGAGCTCTGTCATCTCTGATTCGGGAGCCcttttttgtttggttggtagctttttatttgtttattggtTTTGGTATGATtatctttcacataaacacatttgaTGTGCTTGATAGACTAGTCTGGACATGTTAATGCTACACTgtgatgttctttttttttttagctctttTTAATTGGATGATTGAGTCAGCCAATGAGCGCTACAGTGGTTCTTTCTCACGTTCTGATTGGTTAAAACCATATCAGGCAAAGGGAAATCTAGAAAATAACCACAATAAagagaaatgtaaaataaattaatatttctAATGGGTTAAGTCCATTCGAAACGTGATGTCAATTTGCCTCCTGGTGAGAGAGAATTAAAATTGTCACGAGAGAAAGGACCTAATCATGAAATGACTTTATCAGTATTTTCATTTGCAGGATTTTGTTACATTGTTGTTAGTTATGTTATGTATGTGCAGTTCTAATATTAGTCACTAGTCATGCAGCATTTGATGTAGGCCCAAACCTAGAGatatttcatcacacacacttatgttgaGCAAATCAAATGGGACAGACGGAATCTGACTGTAAGGTTGCAGACTTCTTCGCACAGTCAACATTATACTCCAAATGCCATGATAATTTAATCACTGAAATTTAATTTAAGGACTGAAAAGTAAAAAAGATATGATAAATGATCATGGTTATCCTACCTTTTTCTTTAGAATTCAGCATTACATAAGTGAACTCCTAATGTTGCTCTATCTAGGTTCCACAAAAGCTCAGCTCAGTCtgcctcactcactctgtcGATGATGCACATCGGTTAGGCAACATCCACAGCGGGTGTTTCTGTCTCGTTTGGGTTTATATTATTGATATTTTGTGTTTGctactgtgtttttcttttctttttttttctctcatttttgtACATTACTTTGGTTAGCTTGTCTCTTTAAGGAAGGAACTCTTGTACAGAAGATGGTTGTTATATGCCTGACTTGCTGTCCTGGTCTGCAGTCGGGAAATCTAATAAAACACTCAAATGTTTGCCTCACTCTGCagccttttctttctgtccGTTTACTTTCTTGCTTCCTTTCCATCTACAGTTCAGGATAAAATGCAAAAATAAAACTAAAGAAATACTAGTACAAATGTTATGTGTAATTTTCTCAGTATGCTCATCATGAAGAACACACTAATATTTTGCTTTTGGGACTATATAATTGTAAGACAGTAAAGTGAAGAAGGGTAGAGTGAAGCAGGGTAACGGCATTAGGCAGTATGACCTATAGGGGCGCAAAATCGGCTTTGTCGGAAAGTGTTCGGTGGGATGAATTGTCTTTATTTACTTCTACACCCAACTAAATCATACTGCTGCCGTATATATTTGCAGTTGCTAGACTAAGTACCAGTCGACCATTTTCcatttgcaaatgtattttcaATTTCAAATTGTTTAGTTGTTACTTTTACCATGTTATATTCATCGTCACAACAGCAGAGCGATGTGGTTGGTTGAACGTCCCATGCGTGTTGTGAGACGCGACGCAATCAAAGACTGATCTTCCGGTATCAACACTTGATCAGATGGAAGAGTGTACAGGAGGTTGTTATTTGACAGATTTTGCAAGGTACATtattacatgcacacaaacgaaCAGTTACTATAAGGAGTCGTGGTGTTTCTTCTTCCAGTGCCATTGCAAGCAGTGACCAAGTGACGAAATTGGATGGTTTCTTGCTAGCTACAGATAAACAATATAACAAACAATAAGACTTTGTTTAACTTGCTAGATAACTTAGCTGCAGAATGACAGTCCCCGTGTCTCTGTGCTAAACACACAGTTAAATACTAAGCCGAGTTTCGTCGTGTCGagtttatttttatgtatttttaatgcCCAAAACGAGTTGCGCTTGGGCTGGTACTTTTAACCTTTTTGTCTCCGGGTTAACAGATTGCCCATTTTAATTACTAAGGGGAATTAACCACCATTAGCCAAGCTAACCAGAACTGATCACGTTTGTCTGTTATATATGGCATTTTATTCAGCTGGGCGCACGGAACATGCGGCAGTAGCTAGCAGTGGTTGTGCACAAGGTCCAGCAGGAAAATGAATGTTGTCTCAGCAAAAAAGAAGCCACTCAATGCTACTGGGATCAAAGACTGCCCTGCCCGTGTCTACACTGAGGCCACTGCTGGCTGCAGCCTTCCTCACGGTATCCGAATTAAAGTAGAACCAAGTCACGATGAGACGCAGACAATCAAAGAAGAGGTGACATCTGCAGAGCCCTGTCCCTCGAAAGCCGTCTCTCCCTCGAAAGCCGTCTCTCCCTCGGAAGTCATCTCTCCCAAGCTGGAGCCGGACTGTGAGGGGGTGAGTTCGTGGGCTGTGATAATAAAAACAGAACCAGAATCCGACTTCGAGATCCCGCAGCCAGGAGAGGCAGATCTCAAGCCTGTtaagagagaagatgaagggGATCAAGACGTCAAGCTGGAGGCACCGGAGGATGGTGCGTCATTGGCTACAGGTAGGACCAGTCAAGGCTGCCCCTACCTAGGCCAACACTCAGGTCACCTGTTGCACCCAGAGGCACCAAAAAGAAATACctgaaaataaatatagatatataaGAATAGCCTACAATCTACTTTTTTAGATTACTACACCATTAAACCAGTATAGACCACATACTATATATTTTACCGGAATACTAACATGAAGAATTGTGGTGGCCCTCCTCTGTGTGGTTCTGGTTGTGCCTGACAACCCTCATGGTGTTGATATGAAGGCTACAGTTTACGAAAGCAAACGCAATGCAAGCAAATACCCCTTTGATAATACACTACCACACCTAAAAGATCGATACACAAAGAAAGTCATCGTCATTGTATTGCAATTCATGATGCAATCTGCATTATGCCTACCACATTGGCCAATACACTGTTCTGATTATTGAGTTCAACTAATTTGAAGATTGAATTGTCACCTGTTCTCTTGATAATCACTTGGATGTTGCAATGGCTCATTTGCTAATGTCTTTTTCTTGGTTTTCACTAAAACAATTCCttggtttttgtgtgtaatttcAGATGGCCAAATCAAGTGTGGCAGACCACTATCCTCTCCAGAAGCGCACGCAACACCCCCTCGGAAAAGGCCAAACTCCAGCGTCCCTCCCGACGTGAGGAAGGACGGCATTGATCATTTCCCCACGTGGGGAACTCGACAGAGATGCAAGTACTGCACAGGCAATCACTTCTCACACGTCTACTGTGGGAAATGCAAAGTCCATCTTTGCCTGAACAAGGACAGAAACTGTTTCATTGCCTACCACAAGGCCAAATAAAAAGCTTGTATAAAGGTTcgagtttagaaaaaaagaaactaagCCCAATTTAATTACAAGTTACTAAAATAAAAGTTGTTATCAATAAATTGCCATAAAGACCCGATGAATCAAATATATCATATATGGAAATGATTACgatcttttagttttttttgtattttgtaaaaaattaaataaaaaaaaggtctaataaacacacacaaaaaaaatattttctgcCTGTTATTTGATGTGTCAGGACTCACAGGGTTAAGACATGGTGAACACATATGCCCATTGAAAGGCTAGCCTACGCATCAGTCTATCCTGTTTTAGGTGCCATTTTAACATTCCATTATCATTCCTCAGAGTACAGCATGACTTGTTGCACTCCTAAACGTAATAAAGGTTCAGCCCCATTCCGTTTAGTGCAACATTTTATGGATTTTTCTCTACATCACTTTGACTATGTCTCAACCAGGGTCCATGGCCTAAACACTAGAGGTGTTGCGACACACTGCCGTCTGAGTGTTTATAAAAACTATTTGTAAAAACTGATTTGCAGCAAATAATTAATGGCCCACTGCTATCAGGCATTTCCCCAAAGTCACTAAAAACATTCGCCGTTAAACCACCCTTCAAAAAGAGAACTCTGGATGCCTTTGTGTTAAACAACTATAGATGTGTGTCCTCCTCGATTGTTTTCAATCAActcaacaattttttttttaactcaagcGTCATTTTGACGAATTTTGATCAGGCTTCCATCCTCACCAAAGTGACCGCACTTATAAAAGTGTTAAATGATAAACGCCTGAATACTGATTCAGGTAAAATACCAGTTCTGGTTTTACTAGATCTCAGTGCTGCATTTAACTCTGTAGACCATAGAATACTGCTGGAGAGGTGGGGAAATTGGGTAGGACTTTCCGGAGCTGTCCTTCACTGGCAGTTATGAATCTGAGTGGCGATGACATGAGGAGTCACCCAGGGATCAGTTCTCTGACCTCTTCTGTTCAATCTCTAATTCTATATAATAACAACATTGATTACAATAGTAATgcagatgatacacagatacatcTGGCTCTCGCACCAGATGACTTCAGCCCAAACAACTCACCGTGTCAATGCTTAGAGCTAATAAATAATTGGATGAGCCAAAATGTTCTTCAATAAGCATAAAACAGAGATTATTGTGATTGGCAAAAAAGAGACgagaattagcattagcattagcaaccACCTTGACTCTTAAGATTTACAAACCAAAGGCCAAGTCCGAAAACTTGGCATTCTTACAGACTCAGATCTCACTCTTACCAACCATTACAAAGCAGCCTCCTATCATCTGAAAATATAGCCAGAATCAACGGTTTGGTGTCCCACAAAGACCACGAGAAGCTCATTCATGGTTTTTTTCCCAGTAGGGTGAACTACTGTAATGGTCTTTTAACGGGTCTTCCCAAAAAAGACCTTTAgacagctgcagctcattcaaaatgctGCTGCTAGACTTTTATACAGAGAACAGAGCTTATTACTTTACATTGGCTAGTTAGTTGCAGAATAGATTTTAAAGTGCTGCTACTAGTCTGaatcactgaatggtttggGCCCAGAATACATCTGGAACAAACCGGCAGAATGTcttagatgtgccccaaatgGAGCTATTTATAAATCcaggttaaaaacatttctcttttcttgTGCCTACAATTGAGGTCTTAAACTTGCACTATATTCTTACTGTACTTTACTCTTAAAgtttaattatttaaaatgtaatattatttatcttttaattatgtatgtactgtgtactttcttttaattatttatgTCTTTGTTCTTTTAATTTCCACTAATGTAGTGTGTACTTTCttgttattttatatatatatatatatatatatatatatatatatatatatatagttggtgtttctgtgtttgtttgggttgtATTATtgatattttgtgttgtttaccACTGTGctttttatttctctcattTTTGTACATTCCATTGGTAAGCTTGTTGGAAGAAACTGTTGTACAGAAGATGGTTGTTATATGCCTGACTTTCCGTCCTGTTCTGCAGTCGGTAAATCTAACTAATAAAACACTAAATGTTTGTCTAAATCTGCAGCCTTTTCTCACTTCCTTTCCATCTAcaacaaaagatgcaaaaaaGGCCCTAACACAGATGTTTGGTGTAATTCTCTCAATATATTCATATCATAAAAAGACACACCAATCTTATGATTTGGGGATTATACTATTGTAAAACAGTCCAAAGAGTGAAAAGGGGTAACAGCATTTGGTAGTATGACCTATAAGGGCGCTAATTCGACTCTGTCGGCAATTGTTCCGTGGGATGAATTACACCAATTATTTACTTTACTAACTGAACTATATTGCTATATTAGAAATGTGCAGTTGCTGGACTAAGTAGGCTACTAGTCTCGccacccatagacatatatatgtatatgtcccCACCCCCTCATCGTCACAACAGCAGAACGACATGGTTGGCTGAATGTCACATGCGTATTGTAAGACGCGACGCAGGCAAAGACACCTTCCGGTATCAACACTTGATCAGGTGGTAGAGTGTACAGGAGGTTTTTGTTTGACAGATTTAGCCAGGTACAttagtacatgcacacaaacgaaCAGTTACCATAAAGAGTCATGGTGTTTCTTCTTCCAGTGCCATTGCAAGGCGTGGACAAGGGACGGCTGGCTGTGAGAAATTGGATGGTTGCTTGCTTGCTAGCTAGATCAGTAGTCTGACAATACTTTGTtcagctatgctagctagctaacgctacTTATTAGCTACAGAATGACAGCTCCTGTCtgtgctgtacacacacttaattAGCAAGCCGAGTTTCGTCGTGTCGAGTTTTTTTGAATGCCCTTATGGAGTATAGAGTGTTCTTTTCTGTGTAGTTTTCGATGCACATGATCTGGTACTTTTAACGTTCTTGTCTCAAGGATAACACCTTGCCCATTTTCATTACTAAGGGGAATGAACCATTAGCCAAGCTAACTTGAGCTGGTAATGTTTGTCTGTTATATATGGAATTGTATTCAGCTAGGTGCACGGAACATGCGACAGTAGCTAGCAGTGTTTGTTCACAATGTTCAGCAGAAAAATGAATGTCACCTCAGCGAAAAATAAGCTACTTAAAGCTAGTGGCATAACAGGCCTCAAAGACAATCTTGAAGTGCGTGTGAAGTTAGAACGCTCGCCTCAAGTAGATGAACTTGTCAAGTGCGAAAACAAGCGAAACCCTGCCCGTGTCTACACCGTGGCTACTGTTGGCAGTAGCATTTCTCACGGTATCCGAATTAAAGTAGAACCAAGTCACGATGAGACGCAGGCAATCAAAGAAGAGGTGACATCTGCAGAGCCCTGTCCCTCGGAAGCCATCTCTCCCAAGCTGGAGCCGGACTGtgaggggatgagtgtgtgggctgtgcaaataaaaacagaacCAGAATCCGACTTCGACATCCCGCAGCCAGGAGAGGCAGATCTCAAGCCTGTtaagagagaagatgaaggagatcAAGACGTCAAGCTGGAGGCACCGGAGGATGGTGCGTCATTGGCTACAGGTAGGACCAGTCAGgaccacacatacacgcagatcATGCCATGCGCTGCACCTAAAGCATCTACAATAAATTCCTGAGAGATTTTAAGATTTAAATAGATGATAATAATATACAATCTATTTGTCAGATTACTACATCATTAGACCAATATCGGCTATACACTAtatcagatcagaatcagaatcagaatagtatttattgccaagtaggtttacacctacctggaatttgttctgatgtataggtgcatacagtaaacataaaaacatacaaacacagtaagtactacacataacataaaacataaaaacacagtaagtactacacaaacacaataagtactacaatacaaaaagcagggcaggagtgcaaaagtggatgtgcaatgtgcagtgtgcaatgtagagtgtgttaacataacacaggcttgaggtgtgggggcgggatgagagtccacgtcaggtggccttgttactaaggccaacggcagccgcgaagaagctggttttgtggcgtgaggttttggtcctgatggaccgcagcctcctgccggagggaaggacctcgaaaagtttgtgacccgggtgtgagggatcggccacaatcttacctgcccgcctcagggtcctagaggcaaacaggtcctgtagagagggcagattgcagccaatcaccttctcggcggaacggatgatacgctgcagtctgcctttgtcattggcagtggcagcagcgtaccagacggtgatggaggaggtgaggatggactcgatgatgcaggtgtagaagtgcaccatcattgtctttggcaggttaaaCTTCTTCAActgccgcagaaagtacatcctctgttgagctcttttggtgagggagctgatgttcagcccccacttgaggtcctgggagatgatggtgcccaggaagcggaaggactccgcagtgtcgactggggagtcactcagggtgatgggggtgagtggggctgggttccttctgaagtctacgaccatctccactgtcttcagagcatttagctccaggttgttctgcccacaccaggtcaccagatggtcaatctcccacctgtaagcggactcatcccccccagagatgagcccaatgagggtggtgtcgtccgcgaacttaaggagtttgacggactggtgactggaggtgcagctgttggtatacagggagaagagtagaggggaaagaacgcagccctgaggggaaccggtgcttatgGGCCtggagtcatttttttttttttacatttttagtcatttagcagacgcttttatccaaagcgacttacatagtatacacattttacatttacactgatggcacactgcacatcaggaacaattaggggttcagtgtcttgctcaaggacgcttcgacagggaatcgaactagcaaccttctgattactaaccgacttctctacctcctgtgcCACTGTCGCCCCATCAAAATGAGAAACTTCTAGTAAAAGCTGACAGAATTCTCAGAATTATTTTAGTGTAACAACTAATACAATTAGGGATTTATATTTACTGAAGGAATATCATTGAATGAATGTGAATACAGTTCtcataaatatgtgtgttttttccctctttaCTCACAGTCCACGCTGGTCAGTTCTTCCCCTGTCCGCACTGCTCCATGTCCTTCACCGACTGCTCCTACCTGGACAAGCACCTGAAGTGGACCCATCAGTTGGAGTACCATGCCCTCCTGGAGAAGCAGGCCTCCGAGGCTCCAGAGGGCCTCCAGCAGATGGTCCAGTGCACCAGGTGCAACAGCCGCTTCTTCACCCTCCGGCAGCTCCAGGCCCACGAGCGCCAGGCTCACCCCAAACCCGTCGCCCCCCCGCCCCGCAAACGCCACACCTGCCCCCAGTGCGCCCGCAGCTTCCACTACCTGGCCAGCCTCCAGAAGCACTGCGTCCGCTGGCACAGGCTGCAGACGGTCTGCGCAGACGGCCAGCTCAGCTGCGCCCGCTGCGGGAAGAGCTTTGCGGGGACCTGGGGCCAGGGGCCGCACCACTGCCAGCTGCCAGGGGCCCCAGTGGAGCCGCAAGCCAAAACCGAAGCAGACGCCGATGGGGCAGATGCAGACAGCAAAGGTCCAGCCGAAAGCGGTCCTGACTGCAAGGAGCTGCTCTTCCCGTGCCCCGACTGTGGCAAGAGCTACCGGACGATGCAGAGCATGCGCATCCACACGCGCTCGCACACGGGCGAGAGGCCATGCGTGTGCTCCGACTGCGGCCGGCGCTTCAAAGACAGCAGCAGCCTGCACAAGCACGCGCGCATCCACTCAGGCCTGCGGCCCTTCGCCTGCCCACACTGCGCCAAGCGCTTCGGACGCATGACGCACCTCAACTCGCACCTGCTCACGCACACGGGCCTCAAGCCCTTCCCCTGCACCGAGTGCGGCCACAGCTTCAGCCACCGCACAGAGCTGCGCAACCACCTGCGCAGCCACTCGGGCGAGAAGCCGTTCCGCTGCGCCGACTGCGGCAAGGACTTCGCCATCATGGGCAACTTGCGCGTGCACCAGCGCATCCACAGCCAGGAGAAGACGCACCAGTGCGGCGAGTGCGGCCGCAAGTTCGGCGACGCCGGCGTGCTCAAGAAGCACCTGCGCGTGCACACGGGCGAgcggccgtaccactgcaccaCCTGCGGCAAGCGATTCACCCGCGTGGCCCACCTGAAGAACCACCAGCGCACGCACACCGGCGAGAGGCCGTACGTGTGCGGCGAGTGCAGCAAGAGCTTCGCCCAGTCAGGAGACCTGACCAAGCACAAGCGCACGCACACGGGGGAGAAGCCCTACGCGTGCCCCGACTGTCCGCGCCGCTACAACAACTCGGGCGACCTGGGCAAACACCGGCGCAGCCACACGGGCCTGAGGCCCTACGCCTGCCAGGAGTGCGGCAAGAACTTCATCATGCTGCACCACCTGAAGAcccacatgcgcacgcacaccgGGGAGAGGCCCTACCTGTGCCCACACTGCCCGCTCACCTTCAGCCGGGCACACCACCTGAGTGGGCACATCCGCAAGAGCCACTGAGGGGCGAGCGCTGGGCAAAGGGCTGTGGGCATCGTGGTGATATGGTCACTGGTCACTCAAGGGCTGTGATGCCAGAGGGCCACTGGAACATgcatattatttattgttatgaTTCAAGGCTCTATTTTGACTACACTCTTCACTATTTTGAAATAATGACTGACACTAACAGCATGAATTCTGCTAATGATGCCTCCTGTCCGAAACACTGAACATTAAAATATATAGAGCATTGGAAGTAAAGTTAAACAATAAATCCTAATTAGTCCATGAAGTGATTACTGACAGGATTGCTGATTTGCACTTTTGAATTGTTACAATATCCGTTTCAGTGAGTCTGTGCCCTATCTGACCACGGATGTTGTAGGCCGTTTCTAATCTCACAAAGGCAGGTGGGATTTGGCCATCCCTTATGAATTGGTAAAACAAATGAACAGgttcatttataaatatatgCAGTAACTTACTAACAAGTAGAGTAGGGTTGAGGTTGACTTCCTCACAGTTTTGGTGTTGATGTTAATTTTCCCATTGTTGCATGACAGTGATCACTTACCACAACACCAAAGCATT
The DNA window shown above is from Clupea harengus chromosome 11, Ch_v2.0.2, whole genome shotgun sequence and carries:
- the LOC105910647 gene encoding uncharacterized protein LOC105910647, which produces MNVVSAKKKPLNATGIKDCPARVYTEATAGCSLPHGIRIKVEPSHDETQTIKEEVTSAEPCPSKAVSPSKAVSPSEVISPKLEPDCEGVSSWAVIIKTEPESDFEIPQPGEADLKPVKREDEGDQDVKLEAPEDGASLATDGQIKCGRPLSSPEAHATPPRKRPNSSVPPDVRKDGIDHFPTWGTRQRCKYCTGNHFSHVYCGKCKVHLCLNKDRNCFIAYHKAK
- the LOC105910636 gene encoding zinc finger protein 883, coding for MFSRKMNVTSAKNKLLKASGITGLKDNLEVRVKLERSPQVDELVKCENKRNPARVYTVATVGSSISHGIRIKVEPSHDETQAIKEEVTSAEPCPSEAISPKLEPDCEGMSVWAVQIKTEPESDFDIPQPGEADLKPVKREDEGDQDVKLEAPEDGASLATVHAGQFFPCPHCSMSFTDCSYLDKHLKWTHQLEYHALLEKQASEAPEGLQQMVQCTRCNSRFFTLRQLQAHERQAHPKPVAPPPRKRHTCPQCARSFHYLASLQKHCVRWHRLQTVCADGQLSCARCGKSFAGTWGQGPHHCQLPGAPVEPQAKTEADADGADADSKGPAESGPDCKELLFPCPDCGKSYRTMQSMRIHTRSHTGERPCVCSDCGRRFKDSSSLHKHARIHSGLRPFACPHCAKRFGRMTHLNSHLLTHTGLKPFPCTECGHSFSHRTELRNHLRSHSGEKPFRCADCGKDFAIMGNLRVHQRIHSQEKTHQCGECGRKFGDAGVLKKHLRVHTGERPYHCTTCGKRFTRVAHLKNHQRTHTGERPYVCGECSKSFAQSGDLTKHKRTHTGEKPYACPDCPRRYNNSGDLGKHRRSHTGLRPYACQECGKNFIMLHHLKTHMRTHTGERPYLCPHCPLTFSRAHHLSGHIRKSH